Sequence from the Catenuloplanes indicus genome:
GCGAACTGCTCGCGCTCTGGGGCGCCAAAGACCGAGGCGATCAGATCAGCCGGATCGAGGCCGACCTGGCGAACCATGGTCTGGTCACCTCTCCCAGCTTCCGTGCGGTCACACTCGACGCCTCGGTGCGTCTCGTCACGGCCCCCGCCGAGCCGGAAGAACCCGCACCCGAGGTCCGGGGTGACGACCCGGACCCTACCGACGACGAGCTCTCACCCACGAATGTCGGACTGACGGTGGGCAACCTCCCGTCCGCCCTCGGCGGAGTCGCCTTCGTGGCCCCGGACGCCGGTTTCGACTCGGCGATCACACTGATGCTGCTCAACGACTTCTCGCAACTCGCGGTCTTCAGCAATCCACACAAACTCAGAGGCGCCGTGACCTGGGAGTCCATCGCCAGAGCCCGGCATGCGAACTCTGCTGCCCACTTCACCAGCGGGATCGTGGAGGAAGCTCCAGTGGTCCGGTACGACAAGGAACTGATCGACGTACTGCCGATGCTGCAGCAGTTGGGCTTCGTGTTCGTGAAGAACGAGAAGAACGCCGTGGCGGGGATCGTCACCACCGCGGACGTCGTTTCGGCCTACGGCCAGATGGCCGGGCCGTTCTTCGAGATCGGGGAACTGGATCAGACGCTGCGCCGCATCATCGCACGCAATCTGGAGGTCGACGAGGTCTCCTCGCTCTGCGGCAAGACGTTCCGCTCCTTCGACGAGATGTCCATGGGTGATTACCAACGGGTTCTCAGCAACAACGACGTCTGGTCCCGCCTCGGCTGGCCGCTCGACCGGGTGATGATCACCAGACACCTCGATGCGACTCGCCGCATCCGCAATGCGGTGATGCACTTCAACCCGGACCCGCTACCGGCAGACGCGATGGCCAAGCTGCGAAAACTCAGTGCCCTTCTGAAGCAGTACAGCGACTGAGAGCCCGAATCGGTCATGGCCGACGACGCTCAGAGCGGGAGCACGAAGTCCAGAATGGTGGTCTGGCCGGCTTCGACGGTCGCCTCCGAAGGCTCGCCGACCAGGCTGGCCCCGTACCGGACGCGGAACTCGTAGCGGCCCGGGCTGAGGCCGGGCCAGCGGTATGCCCCAGTGCCGTCGGTGGCGATCACCTCCTCGCGGATGTCCGCGCCGCCGGGGACGTCCAGCGCGCGCGGCAGCAGGGCGGCGCCGGCCAGTGGGGTGCCGTCGGCGGTGGTGACCGTCCCGGCCACGACGCCGGTGTCGCCGGCGTTCGCGGGCGGCGGCGTCATCGAGCTGTCCACCGGCGTGTCCGGCCCGGAGCCGGGTGCGGCATCGCCGCCGCACCCGGCCGTGAGCAGTGCCGTCATCAGGATGATCACTATTCCGTGGCGCATCGTCCCTCCATGATGGAACCCGCGGTCCAGGACGCCACGGTCGCCGGTCCCTACAGACCGTTCCAGTACTGGAAGTTGGTGAACACGGCCTCGGTGATGCGGGTGCCGCGGTTGTGGTTGGAGAACGGCGGCGAGCCGCCGGTCCGCAGCCCGTACGCGTGGACGGCCAGCCCGCACGGGCCGCAGTCGTCACGATACGTGTAGATCGGGCTGCCGCTCTGCCCGCCCACGGTGTCGTTGTGGTAGAACAGCTCCCGGTCCTGGCTCACCCGGATCTGGTCGTAGCTGGCCCACTGCTCACCGTCCGGCTTGTCCCCGGGGTATCCGCGGGTCGACGTGCCGGTGCCGTTCAGGCTCGCGCTCTGCCAGCGGAACCCATACGTGCCCACCGTGTTGCCGACCGTGCAGTCCAGCTTGATCGCGCCGTAGTCGTACTGCGAGTTCCGGTCGTTGATCCAGCCGTTGACCGAGTGCATGCTGATCGACGCGCACGAGCCGTACGGCGCGGCGGTGCCGTTGCGGCCCGGCCAGGCGCGGACGCCCTGCCCGGTCCGCCAGCCACCGTTGTCGTGGCTGAAGACGCAGTGGCCCGCGGTGATCACCGTGTTCGGGCCGATCAGCCAGCCGGTGCAGTAGAAGATCGTCGCGCCGTTCGCGACCCGGGTGAGCTGGACCGTGGCGCTCGCCGGCCACCAGGTGGTGTCCGTCTCGCGGATGCGGTCGTCCGTGCCGATGACGCTCTGCGCGCCCATCAGGTTCTCCGGCCGGCCGGAGAGGTCCGCGGTGTGCGATGCGCCGTCCGAGCCGGTCACGCCGGTGCCTCGGGTCGCCGGGACCATCGTCACGTCCGGCATCGCGTCGAGCGCGGCCGCGCTCACGGTGGTGCCGTCGCTGGAGACCGG
This genomic interval carries:
- a CDS encoding carboxypeptidase-like regulatory domain-containing protein; translation: MRHGIVIILMTALLTAGCGGDAAPGSGPDTPVDSSMTPPPANAGDTGVVAGTVTTADGTPLAGAALLPRALDVPGGADIREEVIATDGTGAYRWPGLSPGRYEFRVRYGASLVGEPSEATVEAGQTTILDFVLPL
- a CDS encoding trypsin-like serine peptidase, whose product is MNLTHRARLALTGAAIGGMLLVTAAPVTAAEKDPSTPVSSDGTTVSAAALDAMPDVTMVPATRGTGVTGSDGASHTADLSGRPENLMGAQSVIGTDDRIRETDTTWWPASATVQLTRVANGATIFYCTGWLIGPNTVITAGHCVFSHDNGGWRTGQGVRAWPGRNGTAAPYGSCASISMHSVNGWINDRNSQYDYGAIKLDCTVGNTVGTYGFRWQSASLNGTGTSTRGYPGDKPDGEQWASYDQIRVSQDRELFYHNDTVGGQSGSPIYTYRDDCGPCGLAVHAYGLRTGGSPPFSNHNRGTRITEAVFTNFQYWNGL